From Oryza brachyantha chromosome 9, ObraRS2, whole genome shotgun sequence, a single genomic window includes:
- the LOC102704834 gene encoding E3 ubiquitin-protein ligase RGLG1-like isoform X2 has protein sequence MIFCTFLLMFWTIFSWTVRVKGDEVGDPRSSNYWDPQSCDTLDQVKVALEKVGLESSNLIIGVDFTKSNEWTGKTCFNGRSLHHISEETLNPYEQAISIIGNTFSAFDEDNMIPCFGFGDTSTHDRNVFSFYSDRRHCCNGVPEVLRRYREITPHVLLSGPTSLAPIIETAMRITQDSGYQYHILLIIADGQVPRCSCTNSASNRDENYLEERTLQALVRASHFPLSIVLVGVGDGPSDEQLMHCQENQQLFDNFQFVDFTKIMSRDMPEAEKEERFALEALKKIPSQYAAIISKRIRLLTDDHSPYFLSSWELN, from the exons ATGATCTTTTGTACTTTCTTGCTTATGTTCTGGACCATTTTTTCTTGGACCGTACGCGTGAAGGGAGATGAGGTCGGCGACCCGAGGAGCAGCAACTACTGGGATCCGCAGAGCTGTGATACCTTGGATCAG GTTAAGGTAGCTCTTGAAAAGGTCGGTCTCGAGTCATCCAATCTTATAATTGGAGTCGATTTCACCAAAAGCAACGAATGGACAG GGAAAACATGTTTCAACGGGAGAAGCCTGCATCACATTTCGGAGGAGACCCTGAATCCTTACGAGCAAGCGATTAGTATCATCGGCAATACCTTCTCGGCGTTTGACGAAGATAACATGATACCATGCTTTGGATTTGGGGACA CATCGACGCACGACCGAAACGTCTTCAGCTTCTACTCGGACAGGCGACATTGCTGCAACGGTGTTCCTGAAGTGCTAAGGAGATACAGAGAAATCACTCCACATGTCCTGCTGTCAG GCCCGACATCTTTAGCTCCAATTATAGAAACTGCAATGCGAATAACTCAAGACTCCGGCTACCAGTATCATATCCTACTGATAATAGCCGATGGGCAG GTTCCAAGATGTTCTTGTACTAACTCTGCGAGCAATCGAGACGAAAACTATCTAGAAGAAAGGACTCTTCAGGCTCTTGTACGGGCCAG TCATTTCCCTCTTTCTATCGTCCTTGTCGGAGTGGGTGATGGTCCATCGGATGAGCAGCTGATGCATTGTCAAGAGAACCAACAGCTGTTTGACAATTTCCAG TTTGTGGACTTCACGAAAATAATGTCGAGAGACATGCCAGAAGCCGAGAAGGAGGAGCGATTTGCGTTAGAAGCTCTGAAGAAGATACCGAGCCAGTACGCAGCAATAATCAGCAAAAGGATCAG GTTGCTTACTGATGATCATTCACCCTACTTCCTTAGTTCCTGGGAATTGAACTGA
- the LOC102704834 gene encoding E3 ubiquitin-protein ligase RGLG1-like isoform X1 has protein sequence MIFCTFLLMFWTIFSWTVRVKGDEVGDPRSSNYWDPQSCDTLDQVKVALEKVGLESSNLIIGVDFTKSNEWTGKTCFNGRSLHHISEETLNPYEQAISIIGNTFSAFDEDNMIPCFGFGDTSTHDRNVFSFYSDRRHCCNGVPEVLRRYREITPHVLLSGPTSLAPIIETAMRITQDSGYQYHILLIIADGQVPRCSCTNSASNRDENYLEERTLQALVRASHFPLSIVLVGVGDGPSDEQLMHCQENQQLFDNFQFVDFTKIMSRDMPEAEKEERFALEALKKIPSQYAAIISKRISDLAAEAPAWMTVPPPPARSVYTATY, from the exons ATGATCTTTTGTACTTTCTTGCTTATGTTCTGGACCATTTTTTCTTGGACCGTACGCGTGAAGGGAGATGAGGTCGGCGACCCGAGGAGCAGCAACTACTGGGATCCGCAGAGCTGTGATACCTTGGATCAG GTTAAGGTAGCTCTTGAAAAGGTCGGTCTCGAGTCATCCAATCTTATAATTGGAGTCGATTTCACCAAAAGCAACGAATGGACAG GGAAAACATGTTTCAACGGGAGAAGCCTGCATCACATTTCGGAGGAGACCCTGAATCCTTACGAGCAAGCGATTAGTATCATCGGCAATACCTTCTCGGCGTTTGACGAAGATAACATGATACCATGCTTTGGATTTGGGGACA CATCGACGCACGACCGAAACGTCTTCAGCTTCTACTCGGACAGGCGACATTGCTGCAACGGTGTTCCTGAAGTGCTAAGGAGATACAGAGAAATCACTCCACATGTCCTGCTGTCAG GCCCGACATCTTTAGCTCCAATTATAGAAACTGCAATGCGAATAACTCAAGACTCCGGCTACCAGTATCATATCCTACTGATAATAGCCGATGGGCAG GTTCCAAGATGTTCTTGTACTAACTCTGCGAGCAATCGAGACGAAAACTATCTAGAAGAAAGGACTCTTCAGGCTCTTGTACGGGCCAG TCATTTCCCTCTTTCTATCGTCCTTGTCGGAGTGGGTGATGGTCCATCGGATGAGCAGCTGATGCATTGTCAAGAGAACCAACAGCTGTTTGACAATTTCCAG TTTGTGGACTTCACGAAAATAATGTCGAGAGACATGCCAGAAGCCGAGAAGGAGGAGCGATTTGCGTTAGAAGCTCTGAAGAAGATACCGAGCCAGTACGCAGCAATAATCAGCAAAAGGATCAG CGATCTCGCTGCAGAGGCGCCTGCATGGATGACTGTTCCTCCTCCCCCTGCACGATCTGTTTATACTGCTACTTATTAA
- the LOC102705280 gene encoding uncharacterized protein At3g49055, whose product MADDGDAALSDVDEDPLPPPPSTSSSSLKAPPQPPSQSQPQSHARDLAAELEEERRLRRKAEESLADSETRLSRLKAFAQDVLRKRDDLTNEAAAASRAHAALQAEASTASSMLSSGFERISAKASPSAAPAPLPTSHKYSSGLPALAYGVLKRANDIVDDLLSQIDAANRDRDRAREQMDHRNYQIAIEVSELEASVAARSAECESLSSSLSQKEAEISDLRDKLAFLEGKLDAQRPVLAEQIGCASKVYDEIREIVKLVDADAASALSDSVFVWKETDVEESLKVSLEGTKMAYDLAATALHKVGAWVDNRENKVTSLEARVDELMREKEHIGVLLRSALQSNTSEALKVAEDGLREAGIEVGLKERREHRPGSMEKDEVYTLAGALENSMKESQVKIVELQHLVEALRAESGLLRTRLEGQEKEIYQLRKQIKHLEEKERVANESVEGLMMDVTAAEEEIKRWKMAAEEEAEAGKAIEQEFETQLSSLRKELDEAKQAMLELENKLKFKEETAAAAMAARDAAEKSLKLADMRSTRLRERLEEINKQLEESDNRTDSSNRNGHRYMCWPWQWLGLNYVRLPPTETEQSSNEMELSEPLI is encoded by the exons AtggcggacgacggcgacgccgccctcTCCGACGTCGACGAGGACCCTCTCCCGCCCCCTCCCTCCACCTCCTCATCCTCCCTCAAAGCCCCACCCCAACCCCCATCGCAATCGCAACCCCAATCCCATGCCCGGGACCTGGCCGCcgagctggaggaggagcgccgcctccgccgcaagGCCGAGGAGTCCCTCGCCGACTCCGAGACCCGCCTCAGCCGCCTCAAGGCCTTCGCCCAGGACGTCCTCCGCAAGCGCGACGACCTCACCAacgaggccgccgcggcctcccgcGCGCACGCAGCGCTCCAGGCCGAggcctccaccgcctcctccatgCTCTCCTCCGGCTTCGAGAGGATCTCCGCCAaggcctccccctccgccgccccggccccgCTACCCACCTCCCACAAGTACTCCTCTGGCCTCCCCGCCCTCGCCTACGGTGTCCTCAAGCGCGCCAACGACATCGTCGATGACCTCCTCTCCCAGATCGACGCCGCCAACCGCGACCGCGACCGGGCGCGCGAGCAGATGGACCACCGCAACTACCAGATCGCGATCGAGGTCTCCGAGCTCGAGGCGTCGGTCGCGGCCAGGTCCGCCGAGTGCGAGTCCCTCTCCAGCTCCTTGTCTCAGAAGGAGGCCGAGATCTCCGACCTGCGAGACAAGCTCGCCTTCTTGGAGGGCAAGCTGGACGCGCAGAGGCCCGTGCTTGCCGAGCAGATCGGCTGCGCCTCCAAGGTATACGACGAAATACGTGAGATAGTCAAGCTAGTGGACGCGGACGCAGCGAGTGCGCTCTCCGACTCTGTGTTCGTGTGGAAGGAGACGGATGTGGAGGAGAGCCTCAAGGTGTCCCTCGAAGGGACGAAGATGGCATATGATCTCGCCGCCACGGCCCTGCACAAGGTTGGGGCATGGGTTGATAATAGGGAAAACAAGGTGACATCTTTAGAAGCGAGGGTGGACGAGCTAATGCGGGAGAAAGAGCACATTGGGGTATTGCTCCGCAGCGCGCTGCAATCAAACACCAGTGAGGCGCTCAAGGTTGCAGAGGATGGATTAAGAGAGGCTGGGATTGAGGTAGGACTCAAAGAGCGCAGGGAGCACAGGCCAGGAAGCATGGAGAAAGATGAAGTCTATACCTTG GCAGGTGCATTGGAGAATAGCATGAAGGAATCCCAGGTTAAGATTGTTGAGCTGCAACATCTTGTTGAAGCACTAAG GGCGGAGTCTGGTCTACTTCGAACAAGACTGGAAGGGCAAGAAAAAGAGATCTACCAACTAAGGAAGCAAATAAAGCATCTTGAAGAGAAGGAAAGGGTGGCAAATGAAAgt GTTGAGGGCCTGATGATGGATGTAACAGCTGCTGAAGAGGAGATCAAAAGATGGAAGATGGCAGCAGAGGAAGAGGCTGAAGCTGGTAAAGCGATTGAACAAGAGTTCGAAACTCAG CTATCTTCCCTTCGTAAGGAATTAGATGAAGCGAAACAGGCAATGCTGGAGCTAGAGAACAAACTGAAGTTCAAGGAAGAGACGGCGGCTGCTGCAATGGCCGCGCGTGATGCGGCAGAGAAATCATTGAAACTAGCGGATATGAGATCTACCAGGCTGCGGGAGAGACTGGAAGAGATCAATAAGCAGCTTGAAGAATCAGACAACAGAACGGACTCGAGCAATCGCAACGGGCATAGGTATATGTGCTGGCCATGGCAATGGTTGGGGCTGAACTATGTGCGATTACCACCGACGGAGACAGAGCAAAGCTCCAACGAGATGGAGCTATCTGAACCTCTGATATAG
- the LOC102705559 gene encoding nuclear pore complex protein GP210: MASPSAAAAVAAAVLLAAAAAAASPAGGPHMADLSVLLPPRMTKPVEHRLIGGDGCFTWAWDHHDIISVKPEYNDSSRCSTSARLASIAPYTGRKETSVYATDVISGITIHCKVFVDKISRIRIFHHAVKIDLDEVATLRVHAFDDEDNVFSSLVGLQFLWQLTPRLHDTNNHHLVHIPLKETHLSDCSGFCGDMNIRFELEDRNLGSDLFVVKGIEIGQEVVNSQLFEPQFEHVVDTITLTVAEAMSLEPPSPVLVTVGAMVKFKLKIFRQKIPQVVNLPSQHHHWHVTNSSVAQVDSSLGVLHALSLGFTDIVVEDTRVSGHTQVSSLHVVIPQALFLYLVPVMDNSAHFHEITSIPSSEVWYVFPGQKYMVLSKAFAEGFDFKEMLITEENDLKLASSTMEFWNLSQVPDSSARSYEVQTSSLLTPVSQGKGYLDASLTYRTETSGPAKVLKLQQEVNVCSKVKAIWDEEMDNSRIIHLPWVPGPYQEVQLKAVGGCGKMLEDYKLSSSDETVASVSDSLIVRAKKPGRAVIKVVSVFDALNFDEVTVEVSTPSALSILPNFPVEVPVGTELQAAVTLKTSNGHTFVRCDCLNAFIRWSLISENEPFEVVGTDVALSIESLKHRSGSWAQYGNPCAWVSLNASSAGQATVVASFSFDSEMFSGPIFLKATSKISAYYPLVVLQAGNGNRFGGYWVDLSRIQSGIQNTPKELYLVPGSTMDVFLSGGPEQWDQLVDFVETVDIIGESKKYIDSSTAVQKLSSRLYRISCQSKRNFKLLFSRGNMIGKDHPVPAVAQSELAIVCDFPFAITLIANENESRLDILEAASRAERRHNRLQASPVVISNGRNMRLAAAGVHENGRFFANSSSLCLSWEVTECEGLAYLDEYKDDNMLDDSSWERFLVLQNSTGMCTVRATVIGFSSKVDGRTREGEHMFIQSARDALTDAIQLQIVSSLRVTPHYVLMVFHPEAQETLAVSGGTCFLDASSNDTQVVQILQHPGKALCSQLILGTRGLGTATVTIQDVGLSPRALTDSLVRVANVDWIKINSEEHISLMEGSIEDFHISAGTQDGQIFRDSQYKYMGIEVHLGDETLELINSDELLDGPKFSVKAAKIGTSSLYVTAKQYSGQRVLSQVVKVEVYKPLQIHPEYIYLTPGASFVLSVKGGPKVGVVIEYTSLNVKTVKVQNSTGKLSAKNVGNSTVRAVALSNEGTFICEAFGRVEVDIPVAMILSTQSDRICVGCSMPIYPSLPKGDLFSFYETCQSYTWIIEDDKVTMFQSAISWQYGLDQGLYSEGKNYPWFSNGSTNAFINHVIGRSAGKTKVSVSVTCDFLMAGSSVSIVYNASKTILVVPDPPLALGLPITWLFPPFYTTTDLLPISVDPDSDDLEITIGYSLLRNSGKSDPVLQNANTIDGSKIRTGESNAIDCIQAKDHSTGRTEIASCLRVAEVAQAQIATAGSSIHIAYLSVHDKVELDIKYSDELGYTFSEALGIVPVKIETNHPDVVSILMPKEGNGTHGNHERFVLQARSHGTALVRLHISHIPKKADFIMVSVGAQMYPRDVILRSGQQLNFTIIGDRMDVRGSSQWLSSNEKVVHINRITGEAQARGEGIAEVIFKGPNTKLYTTVTVLKVNQIIVDAPAETLTNAAGPPGGYKFSVKLRSDSTGHSADSFFNHINVPFDCKVEPSFVGFVEPWSDHAAKKSYCLFHPYSPAQLLPVKLNPKEGFLHVVVHANLKEDPKVIGSAHAPFVKGFYIKEPRKLNLTPSCNHSTITIGGNTDVELFWSAKDLLSASRVDTNGRGVPSQISYKIDALKRQSFYDKITIILPATGQTEEVEVMYDTGERREPSSSVLTTLAAIVTCIVVPIATIALFMKLLEKKPIRQGPVRHATPGPGPAPAPPPAGSPAAMADPASPATGEFSPRTPQPFMEYVRRTIDDTPYYKRDARRRFNPQNTY, from the exons AtggcctcgccgtcggccgccgcggcggtggcggcagcagTTCTgctggcggcggctgcggctgctgcttcTCCGGCGGGTGGCCCCCACATGGCAGACCTGAGCGTGCTCCTGCCCCCGCGGATGACCAAGCCCGTCGAGCACCGCCTCATCGGCGGGGACGGCTGCTTCACCTG GGCATGGGATCACCATGATATTATTTCAGTTAAACCAGAGTATAACGACAGCAGCAGATGCTCAACTAGTGCTCGTTTGGCATCAATTGCACCTTACACTGGAAGGAAGGAAACTTCTGTCTATGCCACCGATGTTATTAGTGGAATCACAATACATTGCAAAGTTTTTGTTGACAAAATCTCCCGGATCAGGATTTTCCATCATGCTGTTAAAATTGACCTAGATGAAGTTGCCACATTGCGTGTTCATGCCTTTGATGATGAAG ACAATGTGTTTTCATCATTGGTGGGGTTACAGTTCCTATGGCAGCTTACCCCGAGGTTGCATGATACCAATAACCATCATCTGGTTCATATTCCATTGAAAGAAACACATTTAAGTGACTGCAGTGGCTTTTGTGGTGACATGAATATACGATTTGAGCTTGAAGACAGG AATCTTGGTTCAGATTTATTTGTGGTCAAGGGTATTGAGATTGGCCAAGAGGTTGTTAACTCTCAGTTATTTGAACCGCAATTTGAACATGTAGTTGATACAATCACTTTAACTGTTGCTGAAGCTATGTCACTAGAGCCTCCTTCACCAGTCCTTGTCACTGTCGGTGCTATGGTAAAGTTCAAACTCAAGATTTTTCGACAAAAAATTCCCCAAG TGGTTAATTTACCATCACAGCATCACCATTGGCATGTGACAAACTCTTCTGTGGCCCAAGTGGATAGTTCCTTGGGTGTGTTACATGCTTTGAGTTTGGGATTTACTGACATTGTTGTTGAAGACACAAGGGTTTCTGGCCACACACAAGTATCATCCCTACATGTTGTTATTCCACAAGCACTTTTCCTTTATCTAGTTCCGGTTATGGACAATTCTGCTCATTTTCATGAGATAACAAGTATTCCATCTTCAGAAGTTTGGTATGTCTTTCCTGGACAAAAATACATGGTCCTTTCTAAAGCTTTTGCTGAGGGATTTGATTTCAAGGAGATGTTAATTACTGAG gAAAATGATCTTAAATTGGCGAGCAGTACCATGGAATTCTGGAACTTATCGCAGGTTCCAGACAGTTCTGCACGGTCCTACGAAGTGCAAACTTCTAGTTTGCTAACTCCCGTTTCCCAGGGAAAAGGATACTTAGATGCTTCTTTAACGTACCGAACAGAGACATCTGGACCAGCAAAG GTTCTCAAGCTTCAACAAGAAGTTAATGTATGCAGTAAAGTGAAGGCCATATGGGATGAAGAAATGGATAATTCCAGAATTATCCACCTTCCCTGGGTTCCTGGACCTTATCAGGAAGTTCAACTGAAGGCAGTTGGAG GTTGTGGTAAGATGCTGGAGGACTACAAGCTATCTTCCTCTGATGAAACTGTTGCTTCCGTGTCTGACTCACTGATCGTGCGCGCAAAAAAGCCTGGTCGGGCTGTCATCAAAGTAGTTTCTGTTTTTGACGCTTTGAATTTTGATGAG GTCACTGTTGAAGTATCCACTCCTTCAGCATTGTCTATCTTGCCAAACTTTCCTGTTGAGGTGCCTGTTGGAACAGAGCTTCAAGCTGCTGTGACGTTGAAAACATCTAACG GACACACGTTCGTGCGATGTGATTGCCTTAATGCTTTTATAAGGTGGAGCCTAATATCTGAGAATGAACCTTTTGAAGTTGTTGGCACAGATGTCGCTTTGAGCATCGAATCCTTAAAGCATCGTTCTGGTTCTTGGGCACAATATGGCAACCCTTGTGCTTGGGTATCTCTAAATGCATCATCTGCTGGTCAAGCCACAGTAGTCGCATCGTTTTCCTTTGATTCTGAGATGTTTAGTGGACCTATTTTTCTTAAGGCCACTTCAAAAATATCTGCATATTATCCTCTTGTGGTACTTCAAGCAGGAAATGGAAACCGATTTGGTGGCTATTGGGTTGACTTATCTAGAATACAAAGTGGAATTCAAAATACCCCCAAAGAGTTGTACTTAGTTCCTGGATCAACCATGGATGTATTTCTCTCTGGAGGGCCAGAACAGTGGGACCAACTGGTTGATTTTGTTGAAACTGTTGATATTATTGgtgaatcaaaaaaatatattgatagtTCTACTGCTGTGCAAAAATTATCGAGTAGACTATACCGTATATCCTGCCAAAGCAAACGGAACTTT AAACTGCTGTTTTCACGTGGAAACATGATTGGAAAAGATCATCCTGTCCCTGCTGTAGCACAATCAGAACTGGCAATTGTTTGTGACTTTCCGTTTGCCATAACATTGATCGCGAATGAAAATG AAAGCCGACTTGATATTTTGGAAGCTGCAAGCAGAGCTGAACGTAGACACAATAGACTGCAGGCATCACCTGTTGTAATCTCAAATGGAAGAAACATGCGtctagctgctgctggtgtACATGAAAATGGAAGATTTTTTGCCAATTCCTCTTCTCTTTGCCTGAGTTGGGAGGTCACTGAATGTGAAGGACTTGCCTACTTGGACGAATACAAAGATGATAACATGTTAGACGACTCATCCTGGGAGAGATTTCTTGTCCTCCAGAATTCTACTGGAATG TGCACTGTCCGCGCTACAGTCATAGGCTTTTCTTCAAAAGTGGATGGCCGAACCCGGGAAGGAGAGCACATGTTTATTCAAAGTGCGCGTGATGCTCTCACCGATGCTATTCAGTTGCAG ATTGTTTCTTCCTTACGAGTGACTCCGCATTATGTCTTGATGGTTTTCCATCCAGAAGCACAG GAAACCTTAGCTGTCAGTGGTGGAACATGCTTCCTGGATGCCTCTAGCAATGATACACAGGTGGTACAAATACTTCAACATCCAGGAAAGGCACTATGTTCTCAGTTGATTCTTGGTACTAGAGGCTTGGGCACTGCTACGGTTACAATCCAGGACGTTGGCCTTTCTCCTAGAGCATTAACCGACTCTTTG GTTAGAGTTGCAAATGTTGACTGGATTAAGATAAATTCAGAAGAGCACATCAGCCTTATG GAAGGAAGCATAGAAGATTTTCATATCTCAGCTGGAACGCAAGATGGACAAATCTTTAGAGATTCTCAG TACAAATACATGGGAATTGAAGTGCATCTTGGTGATGAGACTCTGGAGCTTATTAATTCAGATGAGTTGCTGGATGGACCAAAATTTTCAGTTAAAGCTGCGAAAATTGGCACGTCATCTCTATAT GTCACTGCTAAGCAATACAGTGGCCAGAGAGTTTTGAGTCAGGTTGTAAAGGTGGAAGTGTACAAACCACTGCAAATACATCCAGAGTATATCTACCTCACACCGGGTGCCTCTTTTGTG CTTTCTGTTAAAGGTGGTCCAAAAGTTGGAGTTGTCATCGAGTACACAAGTCTTAATGTAAAAACTGTAAAAGTTCAAAATTCTACTGGCAAGCTGTCTGCAAAGAATGTTGGAAACTCT ACTGTGCGTGCAGTTGCTTTGTCAAATGAAGGCACCTTCATCTGTGAAGCTTTTGGAAGAGTTGAAGTGGATATCCCTGTGGCTATGATATTGAGTACTCAAAGTGACCGTATTTGTGTTGGTTGCAGCATGCCCATCTACCCTTCTCTGCCCAAG GGAGATCTATTTTCGTTTTATGAAACTTGCCAAAGTTACACTTGGATTATAGAAGATGACAAG GTGACGATGTTTCAATCAGCTATATCTTGGCAGTATGGACTTGATCAAGGGCTATATTCAGAAGGAAAAAACTATCCATGGTTTTCCAATGGCAGTACCAATGCTTTTATCAATCATGTGATTGGAAG ATCTGCAGGAAAAACCAAAGTTTCTGTGTCTGTTACTTGTGATTTCTTGATGGCTGGCAGTTCTGTGTCCATAGTTTACAATGCATCAAAGACAATTCTTGTTGTGCCAGATCCTCCTCTCGCACTTGGGCTCCCTATAACATGGTTATTCCCACCCTTTTATACTACTACAGACCTTTTGCCTATATCAGTTGACCCAGACTCAGATGACCTGGAGATTACTATTGGCTATTCTCTGCTAAGGAACAGTGGTAAAAGTGATCCTGTTTTGCAAAATGCTAACACTATTGATGGAAGTAAAATTAGAACTGGAGAAAGCAATGCAATTGATTGCATTCAGGCAAAGGATCACTCAACTGGCAGAACAGAAATAGCATCTTGTCTACGAGTTGCTGAG GTTGCACAAGCACAGATAGCAACTGCAGGATCATCAATCCATATAGCCTATCTTTCTGTACATGATAAAGTTGAGTTGGATATAAAATACAGTGATGAATTAg GTTATACCTTCAGCGAAGCACTTGGAATAGTCCCTGTAAAGATTGAAACAAATCATCCTGATGTTGTGTCAATTCTCATGCCAAAAGAAggcaatggtacacatggtaaCCATGAACGTTTTGTTCTACAG GCGAGAAGTCATGGAACAGCTCTTGTAAGGTTGCACATCAGCCATATTCCCAAGAAAGCAGATTTCATAATg GTATCTGTTGGTGCACAGATGTATCCTAGGGATGTGATACTTCGTTCTGGACAGCAACTGAACTTCACCATTATTGGAGACC GGATGGATGTGCGTGGATCCAGTCAGTGGTTAAGTAGCAATGAAAAAGTTGTGCATATTAATAGAATAACTGGTGAAGCACAGGCACGTGGTGAAGGTATAGCAGAAG TAATATTTAAAGGTCCAAATACAAAACTATACACAACCGTCACTGTGCTGAAGGTTAACCAGATAATAGTTGATGCTCCTGCGGAGACGCTAACTAATGCTGCTGGACCACCTGGTGGATACAAGTTCTCTGTAAAATTGAG AAGTGATTCAACTGGGCACAGTGCAGACTCCTTTTTCAATCATATTAATGTCCCATTTGACTGCAAGGTTGAACCTTCTTTTGTTGG GTTTGTTGAGCCATGGAGTGATCATGCTGCTAAGAAATCCTATTGCTTATTTCATCCATATTCACCTGCACAACTGCTGCCTGTTAAGCTGAACCCAAAGGAAGGATTTTTACATGTTGTTGTTCATGCAAATCTAAAAGAAGATCCAAAAGTGATTGGATCTGCTCACGCCCCCTTTGTCAAAGGATTCTATATTAAAGAACCTAGGAAG TTAAATCTGACTCCGAGCTGCAACCATAGCACCATTACTATTGGCGGGAATACTG ATGTTGAGTTATTCTGGAGTGCTAAAGATTTGCTGTCAGCCAGTCGTGTTGATACAAATGGAAGAGGTGTTCCCAGTCAAATTAGTTACAAG ATTGATGCACTTAAAAGGCAATCATTCTATGACAAGATCACTATAATTCTTCCAGCCACCG GCCAGACCGAGGAAGTAGAAGTTATGTACGACActggagaaagaagagagccATCGTCATCAGTCTTAACCACATTGGCTGCAATTGTGACATGCATTGTTGTACCAATCGCTACGATTGCGCTATTCATGAAGTTGCTGGAGAAGAAGCCGATCAGGCAGGGACCAGTAAGACACGCAACGCCTGGGCCTGGGCCTGCTCCAGCACCGCCACCAGCAGGTAGCCCTGCCGCGATGGCTGATCCAGCGTCACCAGCTACCGGTGAGTTCTCGCCTCGTACACCCCAGCCTTTCATGGAGTACGTGAGGAGGACCATCGACGACACGCCCTACTACAAGCGCGACGCCAGGAGGCGATTCAACCCCCAGAATACGTACTGA
- the LOC102714404 gene encoding delta(14)-sterol reductase has protein sequence MEHVAAALVPSWRAVVVLFSYLAYLAAAGAILPGKLVPGAVLPDSSRLHYRCNGLLSLFLLLGLSSLGVYMGWMSPTVIADRGIELLSATFIFSVIVTFLLYYSGLRSHHKSSSLKPHVSGSFIQDWWLGVQLNPHFMGVDLKFFFVRAGMMAWLFINLSLFAKSYLAGSANLSVILYQFFCVWYIVDYFVHEEFMTSTWDIIAERLGFMLVFGDLVFIPFTFTIQGWWLLRNKVELSHLAAIVNCTIFVIGYLVFRGANKQKHVFKKNPKALIWGKPPKLVGGKLLASGYWGIARHCNYLGDILLALSFSLPCGTSSVIPYFYPTYLFILLIWRERRDEARCSEKYKEIWVEYCKLVPWRIFPYVY, from the exons ATGGAGCacgtcgcggcggcgctggtgccCTCCTGGAGAGCA gtGGTGGTGCTCTTCTCCTACCTAGcctacctcgccgccgccggcgccatcctCCCCGGCAAGCTCGTCCCCGGAGCCGTCCTCCCGGACTCCTCTCGCCTCCACTACCGCTGCAATG GTTTGCTCTCGCTCTTCCTCCTGCTGGGGCTCTCTTCGCTCGGCGTCTACATGGGATGGATGTCCCCTACG GTCATAGCTGACCGTGGAATCGAGCTGCTGTCTGCCACCTTCATTTTTAGTGTTATT GTCACTTTCTTACTGTATTATTCAGGATTAAGGTCCCATCATAAAAGTTCTTCCTTGAAACCGCATGTCAGTGGGAGCTTCATACAAGATTG GTGGTTGGGAGTGCAGCTCAATCCTCATTTCATGGGAGTTGACCTCAA GTTCTTTTTTGTGAGAGCTGGGATGATGGCATGGTTATTTATCAACCTATCGTTGTTTGCAAAGAGCTACCTAGCTGGTTCAGCCAATCTTTCAGTCATTCTCTACCAATTCTTTTGTGTG TGGTATATTGTAGATTACTTTGTTCATGAGGAATTCATGACCTCAAC ATGGGACATTATTGCGGAAAGGCTGGGCTTCATGCTGGTTTTTGGTGATCTGGTGTTCATTCCATTTACCTTCACCATTCAG GGATGGTGGCTTTTGAGAAATAAAGTGGAGCTGTCCCATTTGGCTGCTATAGTGAACTGCACCATTTTTGTTATTGG CTATCTTGTGTTCAGAGGAgccaacaaacaaaaacacgTCTTCAAGAAGAACCCTAAAGCTCTTATTTGGGGCAAACCTCCCAAACTTGTTGGGGGAAAGCTACTTGCATCTGGCTACTG GGGAATCGCAAGGCACTGTAATTATCTTGGGGATATACTGCTAGCACTTTCATTTAGCTTACCTTGTGGAACCAG TTCGGTGATCCCATACTTCTATCCTACATACCTGTTCATCTTGCTGATATGGAGGGAAAGAAGAGATGAAGCAAGGTGCTCAGAGAAGTACAAAGAGATCTGGGTAGAATATTGCAAGCTTGTGCCTTGGAGGATCTTCCCTTATGTGTATTAA